A region from the Triticum urartu cultivar G1812 chromosome 1, Tu2.1, whole genome shotgun sequence genome encodes:
- the LOC125529128 gene encoding uncharacterized protein LOC125529128 isoform X1 — MFEVRYHSMMLLLLCSLAGMMVAYKKPHPQPQSSWSDLPLDIVGLVLSLLPEYADRAVFAAVCPHWRAAARQQLVPPPLPLLALPDGTFYSILYPRLYSFPGCGFAGYESVCGSWLVFPRDDGCFLVNPFSRATVTLPALSCVRLRPPNAVAKWSLEDGSKVADPYITWMHINTSEKLHISKLIPCSPNLVAALVGIGHTSQILLCQPGASSWSVRAYDQCKGFEDMAFYQGKLYAIANDENLLVVNISQDHSTGDPQVSRIGQIIKGEPWYPVVLEDNTMPCKKLYLVESHGALLMVRRAIWCRVPGPGVPGEVIAGVSRFEVFKADFEHSWWVKVSTMGDDQVLFLGRRCSRAMSVSQYGLSGDYIFFLDDDEENRTDYCYDKENTSFSAYDMRSSSVLPACPSIFWKCCDEMRLAAWLFPEDR; from the coding sequence ATGTTCGAAGTACGATATCATTCGATGATGCTGTTGCTTCTTTGCAGCCTTGCAGGAATGATGGTAGCATACAAGAAACCACACCCGCAGCCACAGTCGTCGTGGTCAGACCTCCCGCTGGACATAGTAGGCCTTGTTCTCAGCCTGCTCCCCGAGTACGCCGACCGTGCCGTCTTTGCTGCGGTGTGCCCGCACTGGCGTGCGGCCGCGAGGCAGCAGCTCGTGCCCCCGCCACTGCCTCTTCTCGCGCTCCCAGACGGCACCTTCTACAGCATCTTGTACCCTAGGCTCTATTCCTTCCCTGGTTGCGGCTTTGCAGGGTACGAGAGTGTCTGTGGCAGCTGGCTCGTCTTCCCACGTGACGACGGGTGCTTCCTGGTCAATCCATTCTCCAGGGCCACCGTCACGCTCCCTGCTCTCTCCTGCGTCCGACTCCGTCCTCCAAATGCAGTCGCTAAGTGGTCACTCGAGGATGGGTCAAAAGTTGCCGACCCTTACATCACATGGATGCATATCAATACATCGGAAAAGCTGCACATAAGTAAGCTAATCCCGTGCTCGCCAAACCTTGTTGCTGCACTGGTTGGCATTGGACACACCAGCCAGATTCTACTGTGCCAGCCAGGGGCCTCGTCGTGGTCAGTGCGTGCTTACGATCAGTGTAAGGGGTTTGAAGACATGGCGTTCTACCAGGGCAAGCTCTACGCCATTGCCAATGACGAGAACCTCCTTGTGGTGAACATCAGCCAGGACCATAGCACCGGCGATCCACAGGTTTCTCGGATTGGACAAATCATCAAGGGTGAGCCATGGTATCCAGTTGTGTTGGAAGACAACACTATGCCCTGCAAGAAGCTCTACCTGGTTGAATCGCATGGGGCACTGCTGATGGTACGAAGGGCAATTTGGTGCCGGGTACCTGGACCTGGAGTGCCTGGTGAAGTTATTGCTGGAGTGAGCAGGTTTGAGGTTTTCAAGGCCGACTTTGAGCATTCATGGTGGGTCAAGGTGTCGACCATGGGGGATGACCAAGTGCTGTTTCTAGGGCGAAGGTGCTCCAGGGCCATGTCTGTGTCTCAGTACGGGCTGTCGGGTGATTATATCTTCTTCTTGGATGATGATGAGGAGAATCGTACGGACTACTGCTACGACAAGGAGAACACTTCTTTCAGCGCCTATGACATGAGATCCAGCAGTGTCCTTCCGGCATGTCCCAGTATTTTCTGGAAGTGTTGTGATGAGATGCGTCTGGCTGCATGGCTCTTCCCTGAGGACCGATGA
- the LOC125529128 gene encoding uncharacterized protein LOC125529128 isoform X2 gives MMVAYKKPHPQPQSSWSDLPLDIVGLVLSLLPEYADRAVFAAVCPHWRAAARQQLVPPPLPLLALPDGTFYSILYPRLYSFPGCGFAGYESVCGSWLVFPRDDGCFLVNPFSRATVTLPALSCVRLRPPNAVAKWSLEDGSKVADPYITWMHINTSEKLHISKLIPCSPNLVAALVGIGHTSQILLCQPGASSWSVRAYDQCKGFEDMAFYQGKLYAIANDENLLVVNISQDHSTGDPQVSRIGQIIKGEPWYPVVLEDNTMPCKKLYLVESHGALLMVRRAIWCRVPGPGVPGEVIAGVSRFEVFKADFEHSWWVKVSTMGDDQVLFLGRRCSRAMSVSQYGLSGDYIFFLDDDEENRTDYCYDKENTSFSAYDMRSSSVLPACPSIFWKCCDEMRLAAWLFPEDR, from the coding sequence ATGATGGTAGCATACAAGAAACCACACCCGCAGCCACAGTCGTCGTGGTCAGACCTCCCGCTGGACATAGTAGGCCTTGTTCTCAGCCTGCTCCCCGAGTACGCCGACCGTGCCGTCTTTGCTGCGGTGTGCCCGCACTGGCGTGCGGCCGCGAGGCAGCAGCTCGTGCCCCCGCCACTGCCTCTTCTCGCGCTCCCAGACGGCACCTTCTACAGCATCTTGTACCCTAGGCTCTATTCCTTCCCTGGTTGCGGCTTTGCAGGGTACGAGAGTGTCTGTGGCAGCTGGCTCGTCTTCCCACGTGACGACGGGTGCTTCCTGGTCAATCCATTCTCCAGGGCCACCGTCACGCTCCCTGCTCTCTCCTGCGTCCGACTCCGTCCTCCAAATGCAGTCGCTAAGTGGTCACTCGAGGATGGGTCAAAAGTTGCCGACCCTTACATCACATGGATGCATATCAATACATCGGAAAAGCTGCACATAAGTAAGCTAATCCCGTGCTCGCCAAACCTTGTTGCTGCACTGGTTGGCATTGGACACACCAGCCAGATTCTACTGTGCCAGCCAGGGGCCTCGTCGTGGTCAGTGCGTGCTTACGATCAGTGTAAGGGGTTTGAAGACATGGCGTTCTACCAGGGCAAGCTCTACGCCATTGCCAATGACGAGAACCTCCTTGTGGTGAACATCAGCCAGGACCATAGCACCGGCGATCCACAGGTTTCTCGGATTGGACAAATCATCAAGGGTGAGCCATGGTATCCAGTTGTGTTGGAAGACAACACTATGCCCTGCAAGAAGCTCTACCTGGTTGAATCGCATGGGGCACTGCTGATGGTACGAAGGGCAATTTGGTGCCGGGTACCTGGACCTGGAGTGCCTGGTGAAGTTATTGCTGGAGTGAGCAGGTTTGAGGTTTTCAAGGCCGACTTTGAGCATTCATGGTGGGTCAAGGTGTCGACCATGGGGGATGACCAAGTGCTGTTTCTAGGGCGAAGGTGCTCCAGGGCCATGTCTGTGTCTCAGTACGGGCTGTCGGGTGATTATATCTTCTTCTTGGATGATGATGAGGAGAATCGTACGGACTACTGCTACGACAAGGAGAACACTTCTTTCAGCGCCTATGACATGAGATCCAGCAGTGTCCTTCCGGCATGTCCCAGTATTTTCTGGAAGTGTTGTGATGAGATGCGTCTGGCTGCATGGCTCTTCCCTGAGGACCGATGA